A single window of Granulicella mallensis MP5ACTX8 DNA harbors:
- a CDS encoding MBOAT family O-acyltransferase yields MLFNSFKFIFCFLPITMVGFHLLGRLGRRPVIAWLALCSIVFYAVFKPVFVFFLLGSIVVNYLVSMAIASSEEGSSRRRQFLTLGITLNLLALFYFKYLYKTLLLIHSLHLPAPAAHPVLLPLGISFFTFTQISYLVDLAQGQAERQDLLSYVLFVTFFPHLIIGPILHHKEMMPQFAVGRRFRLVPADVSLGITWFLFGLGKKVLIADRLSGQASLAFAHAGSQSAASAWTGLILYTMQLYFDFSGYSDMALGLARIFSIRFPLNFDSPYKATSVTEYWQRWHMTLTRYVTLYLYNPILLGVQRRRLAAGKKISRKALATVGGFSAMVAYPTIITMLLTGLWHGAGLQFLLFGLLHGIYLTANQAWRHFRQRQKGVTEEPPTGLLRMALRIGVYLQVSLALIFFRADSLHSAFAMLHDLFGGNGRGHIGNLLDGALGLALFPIVWFMPNTQEILGEEPPSSAAPSILLPRLRWSSNIVWGIAMAVLFFAILANLDHTSSFLYFQF; encoded by the coding sequence ATGCTTTTTAACTCTTTCAAATTCATCTTCTGCTTTCTCCCCATCACCATGGTGGGATTCCACCTGCTCGGGCGCCTTGGACGCAGGCCCGTGATCGCGTGGCTTGCTCTCTGCTCAATCGTCTTCTATGCGGTCTTCAAGCCGGTCTTTGTCTTCTTCCTGTTGGGCTCCATCGTCGTCAACTACCTGGTTTCGATGGCCATTGCCTCGTCCGAGGAAGGAAGCTCGCGGCGTCGCCAATTTTTGACATTGGGCATCACGCTCAACCTGCTCGCACTCTTCTACTTCAAATATCTGTACAAGACGCTGCTGCTGATTCACAGCCTGCACCTGCCCGCTCCCGCCGCGCATCCGGTGCTTCTGCCCCTTGGAATCTCCTTCTTCACCTTCACCCAGATCTCGTATCTCGTAGATCTCGCGCAAGGACAGGCTGAGCGCCAGGACCTTCTCAGCTATGTGCTGTTCGTCACCTTCTTCCCGCACCTCATCATCGGTCCGATCCTCCATCACAAGGAGATGATGCCGCAGTTCGCGGTGGGACGACGCTTTCGCCTGGTGCCTGCGGACGTATCGCTGGGAATCACCTGGTTCCTGTTCGGCCTCGGGAAAAAGGTGTTGATCGCGGACAGGCTCTCAGGACAAGCCAGTCTCGCCTTTGCTCATGCCGGTTCGCAGTCCGCAGCCTCAGCGTGGACCGGACTCATCCTCTACACGATGCAGCTCTACTTCGACTTTTCGGGCTACTCGGACATGGCTTTGGGACTGGCGCGTATCTTCTCCATCCGCTTCCCGCTCAACTTCGACTCCCCGTACAAAGCCACCAGCGTGACCGAGTACTGGCAACGCTGGCACATGACGCTCACGCGCTACGTCACGCTCTATCTCTACAATCCGATCCTGCTGGGCGTGCAGCGCCGCCGCCTGGCGGCTGGGAAGAAGATCTCGCGCAAGGCTCTGGCGACCGTTGGCGGGTTCTCCGCGATGGTGGCCTACCCGACGATCATTACCATGCTGCTCACCGGACTGTGGCACGGCGCAGGCCTGCAGTTCCTTCTCTTCGGACTGCTGCATGGCATCTACCTGACGGCAAACCAGGCCTGGCGGCACTTCCGGCAGCGGCAGAAGGGCGTCACGGAAGAGCCTCCGACGGGACTTCTGCGTATGGCGCTGCGCATCGGCGTCTATCTGCAGGTCTCGCTCGCGCTCATCTTCTTCCGCGCGGATTCTCTGCATTCCGCCTTCGCCATGCTGCACGATCTCTTCGGCGGCAACGGGCGTGGACACATCGGCAATCTTCTGGACGGAGCCCTGGGGCTGGCGCTCTTCCCCATCGTCTGGTTCATGCCCAACACCCAGGAGATTCTCGGAGAAGAACCGCCGTCCTCAGCCGCGCCCAGTATTCTTCTGCCGCGTCTGCGCTGGTCTTCCAACATTGTCTGGGGCATTGCGATGGCGGTACTCTTCTTTGCTATCCTCGCCAATCTCGACCACACGAGTTCGTTTCTTTACTTCCAGTTTTGA
- the mak gene encoding fructokinase translates to MRIGIDLGGTKIEAIALDAKGQELRRIRVATPRGDYDATVSTIAGLVHDMEQATKRVGSVGVGIPGTIIESTGLVKNANSTWINGRPFQHDLSVALEREVRCANDANCFAVSEATDGAARGARIVFGVIVGTGCGGGVAIDGRVHAGRNGIAGEWGHIPLPWAQGDEVPGPQCYCGRTGCLETWISGTGFEQDFARRTGRDLLGKEIVAAAEAGDAEALDALDRLEDRMARGLAIMIDILDPDVIVMGGGLSNIERLYAGISRRLRDYPFGGGVDTPVVRAVHGDSSGVRGAAWLWQPETR, encoded by the coding sequence GTGCGAATTGGAATTGACCTTGGTGGGACGAAGATAGAAGCGATTGCGCTGGATGCAAAAGGACAGGAACTGCGCCGGATTCGCGTGGCAACACCACGTGGAGACTACGATGCAACCGTGTCCACGATTGCCGGACTGGTTCATGACATGGAGCAGGCGACCAAACGGGTCGGCAGCGTCGGTGTGGGAATTCCCGGAACGATTATTGAGTCGACCGGGCTTGTAAAGAATGCGAACTCGACGTGGATCAACGGGCGTCCCTTCCAGCACGATCTGAGTGTCGCGCTCGAACGCGAGGTCCGTTGCGCGAACGATGCGAATTGTTTTGCCGTCAGTGAGGCCACCGACGGCGCGGCCCGTGGCGCTCGGATCGTCTTTGGCGTGATCGTCGGCACAGGTTGCGGTGGTGGCGTGGCGATCGACGGCCGTGTCCATGCCGGCAGGAACGGTATCGCCGGGGAGTGGGGACACATTCCTCTGCCTTGGGCTCAGGGCGATGAGGTGCCCGGTCCGCAGTGCTACTGCGGCCGCACCGGGTGCCTGGAGACCTGGATCTCGGGCACGGGGTTTGAGCAGGACTTTGCTCGCAGAACCGGGCGGGATCTTCTCGGCAAGGAGATCGTCGCGGCGGCTGAGGCTGGAGATGCTGAGGCCCTGGACGCGCTCGACCGCTTGGAAGACCGCATGGCGCGTGGGTTGGCGATCATGATCGATATCCTCGACCCGGACGTGATCGTGATGGGGGGCGGACTCTCCAACATTGAACGTCTCTACGCGGGAATTTCGCGACGGTTGCGTGACTATCCGTTTGGCGGCGGCGTTGATACCCCCGTCGTTCGGGCGGTTCATGGAGATTCCAGCGGCGTTCGTGGGGCAGCGTGGCTGTGGCAGCCGGAGACACGCTAA
- a CDS encoding HAD family hydrolase, with the protein MPVPRFLVFDLDGTLINSSLDLCNSVNAMLEHLGKPPLPNAVIASYIGDGAAMLVRRALGDPGDLDASTHDESVVREALEFFLSYYRVHKLDNTVVYDGVLTSLEQIRSRHPQILMAVLTNKPVGPSLDICRQLGLEPFFFQNYGGDSFPTKKPDPQGLQTLIAEANARLEQPLQAHEIVMIGDTDVDVLTGRSCGVRTLGCGFGLSPHALAAAQPDAFVEHASEWPAVLGL; encoded by the coding sequence ATGCCTGTTCCACGTTTTCTGGTCTTCGATCTCGACGGTACCCTTATCAACTCTTCGCTTGACCTCTGCAACTCGGTCAATGCGATGCTGGAGCACCTCGGCAAGCCTCCTTTGCCGAATGCAGTGATCGCAAGTTACATCGGAGATGGCGCGGCGATGCTGGTTCGCCGCGCCTTGGGTGATCCCGGGGACCTCGATGCCAGTACCCACGATGAGAGCGTGGTGCGCGAAGCGCTCGAGTTTTTCCTGAGCTACTACCGTGTGCACAAGCTCGATAACACGGTCGTCTATGACGGAGTGCTGACCTCGCTGGAACAGATTCGCAGCCGGCATCCGCAGATCCTGATGGCTGTGCTGACCAATAAGCCGGTAGGGCCTTCGCTCGATATTTGCAGGCAACTGGGCCTTGAGCCGTTCTTCTTCCAGAACTACGGTGGCGACTCTTTCCCCACCAAGAAGCCCGATCCGCAAGGGTTGCAGACGCTCATCGCTGAAGCGAATGCAAGGCTCGAGCAGCCGCTACAGGCCCATGAGATTGTGATGATTGGCGATACGGATGTGGATGTGCTCACTGGACGGAGCTGCGGAGTTCGCACTCTCGGCTGTGGGTTCGGTTTGTCGCCTCATGCTCTGGCTGCTGCACAACCCGATGCGTTTGTTGAACATGCCTCGGAGTGGCCAGCGGTGCTCGGGTTGTAG
- a CDS encoding dienelactone hydrolase family protein has product MSEWVNVKAADGHELSAYVAKPEGEPIGALIVVQEIFGVNASIRSVADSYAKDGFLAIAPAIFDRFERGLELTYEGEDLKKAFDLYGKLNPDTQLLDIAAAYEHVKGAGKGVAILGFCYGGLMSWVSATRAEAHKMQLDCCVGYYAGGIGKVAAEEPTCPVLLHFGAEDSHIGSDQIDAVRNAHPEVEIFLYEGAGHAFANHARTDYKAEAAKLARERSLEFLKEHVA; this is encoded by the coding sequence ATGAGTGAATGGGTAAACGTAAAAGCAGCCGACGGGCACGAACTTTCCGCCTACGTGGCAAAGCCTGAAGGCGAGCCGATCGGCGCGCTGATCGTGGTGCAGGAGATCTTCGGCGTAAACGCTTCGATCCGCAGCGTCGCCGACAGCTATGCCAAGGACGGGTTCCTGGCCATCGCACCGGCGATCTTCGACCGCTTCGAGCGCGGGCTTGAACTGACCTACGAAGGCGAAGATCTGAAGAAGGCCTTCGACCTGTACGGAAAGCTCAATCCCGACACCCAGCTTCTGGATATCGCCGCAGCTTACGAGCACGTCAAAGGTGCCGGAAAGGGCGTTGCCATCCTTGGGTTCTGCTACGGCGGCCTGATGAGCTGGGTGAGCGCGACTCGCGCCGAAGCACACAAGATGCAGCTGGATTGCTGCGTCGGCTACTATGCCGGCGGTATCGGCAAAGTGGCTGCCGAAGAGCCCACCTGCCCCGTTCTGCTGCACTTTGGCGCGGAGGACAGCCACATCGGCAGCGACCAGATCGATGCCGTGCGGAACGCGCATCCTGAGGTCGAAATCTTCCTCTACGAGGGCGCCGGGCACGCCTTTGCCAACCACGCACGCACCGACTACAAGGCGGAAGCGGCAAAGCTGGCCCGCGAACGCTCGTTGGAGTTCCTGAAAGAGCACGTAGCGTAA
- the lexA gene encoding transcriptional repressor LexA, with the protein MAITRRQKEVIDFLSSFTTRNGYSPSYEEIASGLGLNSLATVHKHVTNLQNKGLLQRAHNRSRSIDVLPQRSAKKGFDRLPLLGRIAAGKPVEAIETAESISLGDIIGNREVYALEVRGDSMRDEHIVSGDYVLVERTRTAREGEIIVALIDGADATLKRFYREGNLIRLQPSNTEMAPIYAPASNVSIQGKVLGVLRKYA; encoded by the coding sequence ATGGCGATTACGCGGCGGCAAAAAGAAGTCATCGACTTTCTTTCGAGCTTTACCACCAGGAACGGCTACTCTCCTTCGTACGAAGAGATAGCGTCGGGCCTCGGCCTGAATTCGCTGGCCACGGTGCATAAGCACGTCACCAATCTGCAGAACAAAGGCCTGCTCCAGCGCGCTCACAACCGCAGCCGGTCGATCGACGTTCTGCCGCAGCGCTCCGCGAAGAAGGGCTTCGACCGCCTTCCTCTGCTGGGCCGTATCGCAGCGGGCAAGCCGGTGGAGGCCATCGAGACCGCCGAATCCATCTCCCTGGGCGACATTATCGGCAACCGCGAGGTCTACGCCCTGGAGGTCCGCGGAGACTCCATGCGGGACGAACACATCGTCTCCGGAGACTATGTACTGGTCGAGAGAACCCGCACTGCTCGGGAGGGCGAGATTATCGTCGCGTTGATCGACGGCGCCGATGCCACGCTCAAACGCTTCTACCGCGAGGGCAATCTCATCCGGCTGCAGCCTTCCAATACGGAGATGGCCCCGATCTACGCTCCGGCCTCCAATGTGAGCATCCAGGGGAAGGTGCTGGGAGTCCTGCGCAAGTACGCGTAG
- the rpsO gene encoding 30S ribosomal protein S15 produces MLAPAKKTDIITKFRTHDSDTGSPEVQIAILSERIGELTEHFKTHKKDHGSRRGLLMLVSKRRRLLDYLKKTDPDRYRDVIGKLGIRK; encoded by the coding sequence GTGTTGGCACCCGCAAAGAAGACAGACATTATCACTAAATTCCGCACTCACGATTCGGACACTGGTAGCCCGGAAGTGCAGATTGCGATCCTCAGCGAGCGTATCGGCGAGTTGACCGAGCACTTCAAAACCCACAAAAAGGATCACGGTTCACGCCGCGGTCTGCTGATGCTTGTGAGCAAGCGCCGCCGCCTTCTGGACTACCTGAAGAAGACGGATCCGGATCGCTACCGCGACGTTATCGGCAAATTGGGTATCCGCAAGTAG
- the pnp gene encoding polyribonucleotide nucleotidyltransferase produces MKQDVTVELAGGKQIKFETGRIAKQASGAAYTTSGDNAVLATAVASPDPKEGIDFFPLTVEYREFTYAGGRIPGGFIKREGRPSEKEILTSRQIDRPIRPLFPEAFRNETQVVAFVYSADKENDPDVLGINGASCALALSDIPFHGPVGAVRIGYIDEQYIVNPTYTERLTSKLNIMVVGTKDGIVMVESGAKEIPEEVVVGAIEFAHEEIKKIVAGIEDLVSRAGKTKRTVTPLENDTEYAAALKAKVGESLADALNTKKYPKFESYAKVKEIKDALKKDLPEGDAAAAKKLGKYFEGLRETIFREQVLNDRIRPDHRAFDEIRAITIETGVLPRVHGSALFTRGETQALVSATLGTTDDAQRMESYEGEQKRKFMLHYNFPPFSVGEVGRMTGVGRREIGHGALAWRAIEAVLPGEDESPYTLRVVSDILESNGSSSMATVCGASLSLMQAGIPLKGSVAGVAMGLVKEGDKYAILTDIAGAEDHYGDMDFKVAGTRNGITALQMDIKIMGITAQIMREALEQARHGRLFLLDKMDAIISKANEEKSAFAPRIHTIQIPTDKIRDLIGPGGKVIRGIVDATGVKIDVDDTGRVNVASSDAEGLAKAIQMISDITAVPEVGKTYLGKVVRLAEFGAFVEIFPGTDGLLHVSEIAEHRVKDVKDELRDGDQVLVKVLSIEGNRIKLSRKAVLKEQRAKLGLPDPEQPTTGGDEPRRERAPRPERGTRPEAPKHEDTITIEGGEDFDDDDEDEDFDGDEDEGTEDNGVEENNDAPTEQPAGGAPAGTRPAGAGQQKRRRRRGGRRPGQGGGAAPQGGNS; encoded by the coding sequence ATGAAACAAGACGTTACAGTGGAGCTTGCCGGTGGCAAGCAAATCAAATTCGAGACAGGACGGATAGCCAAGCAGGCATCCGGCGCCGCCTATACGACCAGCGGCGATAACGCGGTACTGGCCACCGCAGTCGCTTCGCCCGACCCGAAGGAAGGCATCGACTTCTTCCCTCTTACGGTTGAATACCGCGAATTCACCTATGCCGGCGGACGCATCCCCGGTGGCTTCATCAAGCGCGAGGGCCGTCCTTCCGAGAAGGAGATCCTGACCAGCCGCCAGATCGACCGGCCGATTCGCCCCTTGTTCCCTGAGGCCTTCCGTAACGAGACGCAGGTCGTCGCGTTCGTGTACTCGGCCGACAAGGAAAACGATCCGGACGTGCTCGGCATCAACGGTGCAAGCTGCGCCCTGGCGCTCAGCGACATCCCCTTCCACGGCCCCGTGGGCGCGGTTCGCATCGGCTACATCGATGAGCAGTACATCGTAAATCCGACCTACACCGAGCGCCTCACCAGCAAGCTGAACATCATGGTCGTCGGCACCAAGGACGGCATCGTGATGGTTGAATCCGGAGCGAAGGAGATCCCCGAGGAAGTCGTCGTCGGCGCGATCGAGTTTGCCCACGAAGAGATCAAGAAGATCGTCGCCGGTATCGAAGACCTGGTCAGCCGCGCCGGCAAGACCAAGCGCACCGTTACCCCGCTCGAAAATGACACCGAGTACGCCGCGGCCCTCAAGGCCAAGGTTGGCGAGTCGCTCGCCGATGCGCTCAACACCAAGAAGTATCCCAAGTTCGAGAGCTACGCCAAGGTCAAGGAGATCAAGGACGCGCTCAAGAAGGACCTTCCCGAGGGCGATGCAGCCGCAGCCAAGAAGCTCGGCAAGTACTTCGAGGGCCTGCGCGAGACCATCTTCCGCGAGCAGGTTCTGAACGACCGCATCCGCCCCGATCACCGCGCCTTCGACGAGATCCGTGCGATCACCATCGAGACCGGTGTTCTCCCCCGCGTTCACGGCTCGGCCCTGTTCACCCGCGGCGAAACCCAGGCGCTGGTCTCCGCGACGCTCGGCACCACCGACGACGCGCAGCGCATGGAGAGCTACGAGGGCGAGCAGAAGCGCAAGTTTATGCTGCACTATAACTTCCCGCCGTTCTCGGTAGGCGAAGTCGGCCGCATGACCGGCGTAGGCCGTCGCGAGATCGGTCACGGCGCACTTGCCTGGCGCGCCATTGAAGCCGTTCTTCCTGGCGAAGACGAGTCCCCCTACACGCTGCGCGTCGTCTCGGACATCCTCGAGTCGAACGGTTCGTCGTCCATGGCGACGGTCTGCGGCGCTTCCCTCTCGCTGATGCAGGCCGGTATCCCCCTCAAGGGTTCCGTTGCCGGCGTTGCGATGGGCCTGGTGAAGGAAGGCGACAAGTACGCCATCCTGACCGACATCGCCGGAGCCGAAGATCACTACGGCGACATGGACTTCAAGGTCGCCGGCACCCGCAACGGCATCACTGCCCTGCAGATGGACATCAAGATCATGGGCATCACCGCCCAGATCATGCGTGAGGCGCTCGAACAGGCCCGCCACGGACGTCTCTTCCTGCTGGACAAGATGGACGCCATCATCTCCAAGGCGAACGAGGAGAAGAGTGCTTTCGCTCCGCGGATTCACACCATCCAGATTCCGACCGACAAGATCCGCGACCTCATCGGACCTGGCGGCAAGGTCATCCGCGGCATCGTGGACGCGACGGGCGTCAAGATCGACGTGGACGACACGGGCCGCGTCAACGTCGCTTCGAGCGACGCAGAAGGACTCGCCAAGGCGATCCAGATGATCAGCGACATCACGGCAGTGCCCGAGGTCGGCAAGACGTACCTCGGCAAGGTCGTTCGTCTGGCGGAGTTCGGCGCATTCGTCGAGATCTTCCCCGGCACCGATGGCCTGCTGCACGTCTCCGAGATCGCAGAGCATCGCGTAAAGGACGTCAAGGACGAACTTCGCGATGGCGACCAGGTCCTGGTGAAGGTGCTTTCGATCGAAGGTAACCGCATCAAGCTCTCGCGCAAGGCCGTGCTCAAGGAGCAGCGCGCCAAGCTCGGCCTGCCTGACCCGGAACAGCCCACGACGGGCGGCGACGAGCCGCGCCGCGAGCGTGCTCCGCGCCCTGAGCGTGGCACACGTCCCGAAGCGCCCAAGCATGAGGACACCATCACCATCGAAGGCGGCGAGGATTTCGACGACGACGATGAGGATGAGGACTTCGACGGCGATGAGGATGAGGGTACCGAGGACAACGGCGTCGAGGAGAACAACGACGCCCCCACAGAACAGCCGGCGGGCGGCGCTCCAGCGGGCACCCGCCCCGCAGGCGCAGGCCAGCAGAAGCGTCGCCGCCGTCGCGGCGGTCGTCGTCCCGGCCAGGGTGGCGGAGCTGCTCCTCAGGGCGGCAACAGCTAG
- a CDS encoding DUF4097 family beta strand repeat-containing protein yields the protein MKLHLLVASSLLLFVAPAFADSTFTRTLNVSSQADLYVSTGSGDIKISQANDNQIHVVGHIHAGWSSFGDVKAREQRIVDNPPIVQNGNEVRIGETNDRNLFNNISIDYEIAVPSSAALNLHSGSGDIEINHVGRYLSATSGSGNVRAHGIHGPAELQAGSGDIELDQDAAGDVKAKTGSGNIRIHEFNGSLNARTGSGDVEAIGRLEGTGNLASGSGSVRLHLNPDARFNLEASTGSGDIHIQFPGAPKQDDSSRHHLTASINGGGAPLEIRTGSGNINVEPR from the coding sequence ATGAAACTTCATCTTCTTGTCGCTTCGAGTCTTCTGCTGTTTGTCGCGCCCGCTTTCGCGGACAGCACCTTTACCCGCACCTTAAACGTCTCGTCGCAGGCCGATCTCTATGTTTCTACGGGGTCAGGCGATATCAAGATCTCCCAGGCCAATGACAACCAGATTCATGTGGTTGGCCACATTCATGCCGGATGGAGCTCCTTCGGCGACGTCAAAGCCCGCGAACAGCGTATCGTCGACAACCCGCCAATCGTGCAGAACGGGAATGAAGTCCGCATCGGTGAGACAAACGATCGCAACCTGTTCAATAACATCTCCATCGACTACGAGATTGCCGTTCCCTCATCCGCCGCACTCAACCTCCATAGCGGTTCGGGTGACATCGAGATCAACCACGTGGGCCGCTATCTTTCGGCGACCAGTGGCTCAGGAAACGTACGCGCCCATGGCATTCATGGACCTGCCGAACTTCAGGCGGGCTCGGGCGATATCGAACTGGATCAGGATGCTGCCGGCGATGTGAAAGCCAAGACCGGTTCCGGCAATATTCGCATTCACGAGTTCAATGGCTCACTGAATGCTCGCACGGGTTCGGGCGATGTTGAGGCGATCGGACGGCTTGAGGGAACAGGAAATCTGGCGAGCGGCTCGGGATCGGTGCGCCTGCATCTGAATCCGGATGCGCGCTTTAACCTCGAAGCGTCAACGGGCTCAGGCGATATTCACATCCAGTTCCCCGGAGCTCCGAAGCAGGATGACTCCTCGCGGCACCACCTCACGGCCTCCATCAATGGAGGCGGAGCTCCCCTGGAGATCCGCACGGGTTCCGGGAACATCAATGTGGAGCCTCGCTAG
- a CDS encoding DinB family protein has protein sequence MRHDSTTEEDLNGSLVRELLSLFEGGNAHATFEDAVKDFPAKLRSEIPVGLPYSAWQLVEHLRITQRDILEFSDNKAGGYRELKWPEEYWPKEAAPPSEAAWDHAIREIHSDRKAFEKLLKAADEKALTEAFSWGNGQTLLREALLIADHNAYHIGELIVLRRLLGVWKKH, from the coding sequence ATGAGACACGATTCGACGACCGAAGAAGATCTGAATGGAAGCCTGGTACGGGAGCTGCTTTCCCTCTTTGAGGGCGGTAATGCCCATGCCACCTTCGAAGACGCCGTAAAGGATTTTCCGGCAAAGCTTCGCAGCGAGATTCCTGTGGGCCTGCCGTACTCCGCCTGGCAGCTTGTCGAACACCTGCGGATTACGCAGCGTGACATCCTCGAATTCAGCGATAACAAGGCTGGAGGGTATCGCGAGCTGAAGTGGCCGGAGGAGTACTGGCCAAAGGAAGCCGCGCCACCGAGTGAAGCCGCATGGGATCATGCGATTCGCGAGATTCATTCCGATCGCAAGGCCTTCGAGAAGCTTTTGAAGGCAGCGGACGAGAAGGCGCTGACCGAAGCCTTTTCCTGGGGAAACGGTCAGACGTTGCTGCGAGAGGCCCTGCTGATCGCCGACCACAACGCGTACCACATCGGTGAACTGATCGTGTTGCGGCGGTTGCTGGGTGTGTGGAAGAAACACTAA